Proteins encoded within one genomic window of Chthonomonas sp.:
- a CDS encoding aminotransferase class III-fold pyridoxal phosphate-dependent enzyme — protein sequence MSTSPSSRQKPLHLPGPKSKAILDEVLEYVLFDPYPFSLDIERCNGMRLVTLDGQEIFDWAGYYGSKLIGHNHPALYEPDYVRRLTVAANNKTANPDFLTPQCLDYYRLLNRHAPKVMQGPDLEVYAVNSGAEAVENMMKYMISRFNSKKKRDGHVPSHKRFIYFDKAFHGRTVFALGVTQTLDTVATRDFHGLTVGGNIKLPFPSVGSMHTAEQQTAITERSLDLIEAALSQMHDEIVGIIVEPIQGAGGQRCAQPEFFRGLSELAHHYGVYVGFDEVQTGGGVTGEWFAIDHFDLPHPPIAVASGKKFGCGTLWMLEPLEEMGVLDSTWGGTLADMVRVVHEFEIVERENLVEAAKTNGHRLRDGLLQLVQRYPTLLKNVRGMGLYQGFQLATPELKAEFVRLAREEYSTLLLGAGLISIRFRPNLSVTAEEIDELLEILDAIAATMLRAKS from the coding sequence ATGAGCACCTCTCCTTCGTCGCGCCAAAAGCCGCTTCACCTGCCAGGCCCCAAATCCAAGGCGATCCTGGATGAGGTTCTGGAGTACGTTCTGTTCGATCCGTATCCGTTTTCTCTGGACATCGAGCGGTGCAATGGCATGCGACTAGTGACGCTTGACGGACAGGAGATTTTCGATTGGGCCGGATACTACGGGAGCAAGCTGATCGGGCACAACCACCCGGCCCTCTACGAGCCGGACTATGTTCGACGCTTGACCGTCGCCGCGAACAACAAGACGGCGAATCCCGACTTTCTGACCCCGCAGTGCCTCGACTACTATCGGCTGCTGAATCGGCATGCGCCAAAGGTGATGCAGGGTCCGGACTTGGAAGTCTATGCAGTGAATTCAGGGGCCGAGGCCGTCGAGAACATGATGAAGTACATGATCTCACGCTTCAACTCTAAGAAAAAGCGGGACGGGCACGTCCCGTCGCACAAGCGGTTCATCTACTTCGATAAGGCGTTCCACGGACGTACGGTTTTTGCGCTCGGTGTCACGCAGACTCTTGATACGGTCGCCACGCGCGACTTTCACGGGCTGACAGTGGGTGGCAACATCAAGCTGCCGTTCCCAAGCGTCGGGAGCATGCACACCGCCGAGCAGCAGACTGCCATTACCGAGCGATCCCTCGACTTGATCGAAGCAGCGCTGTCCCAGATGCACGACGAGATCGTCGGCATCATCGTCGAGCCGATTCAGGGTGCGGGCGGTCAGCGATGCGCCCAACCGGAGTTCTTCCGCGGGCTGAGCGAATTGGCTCACCATTACGGCGTGTACGTCGGATTCGACGAAGTGCAGACGGGGGGGGGCGTCACTGGCGAGTGGTTCGCGATTGACCACTTCGATCTGCCGCATCCGCCCATTGCCGTGGCGAGTGGGAAAAAGTTTGGCTGTGGCACGCTGTGGATGCTGGAGCCGCTGGAAGAAATGGGCGTACTGGATTCGACATGGGGTGGCACGCTGGCGGATATGGTCCGCGTTGTTCACGAGTTCGAAATTGTAGAAAGAGAGAACCTAGTAGAAGCAGCCAAAACGAATGGGCATCGCCTGCGCGACGGGCTGCTACAACTGGTCCAGCGCTACCCGACATTGCTCAAAAATGTACGCGGGATGGGGCTGTACCAGGGCTTCCAATTGGCGACGCCCGAGCTCAAGGCCGAGTTCGTCCGGCTAGCGCGCGAGGAGTACTCGACGCTGCTGCTCGGGGCGGGCTTGATCTCGATTCGGTTCCGACCGAACCTCAGCGTCACCGCCGAGGAGATCGATGAGCTTCTAGAAATCCTCGATGCGATCGCCGCGACGATGCTCCGCGCAAAATCTTAA
- a CDS encoding HAD family hydrolase → MSADLSAVRAIYFDLDDTLCGYWDACKAALRIAFQQHPAGDADPETMVRHWAAAFRVFGKNLKQTHWYPVYLKTGKPTRIEQMRLMLESFDIHDQDHAERLAETYSVERDRALRLFPESHEVLELLTGRYPMGLITNGPADIQRQEINTLGIEHFFDHIYIEGELGEGKPLPSVFERARRAVGCEPHQVLMVGNSYGHDIKGAIEAGWRTVWIRRSSDVPPSADGNAQPEERPEGDPAPDMVIGDLREFLPALG, encoded by the coding sequence ATGAGTGCGGACTTAAGCGCAGTTCGCGCAATCTATTTCGACCTCGATGACACGCTGTGCGGCTACTGGGACGCCTGCAAAGCCGCTTTGCGCATCGCCTTTCAGCAGCACCCCGCGGGCGATGCGGATCCCGAGACGATGGTGCGCCACTGGGCCGCTGCATTTCGCGTCTTTGGCAAGAACCTGAAGCAGACCCACTGGTACCCGGTCTACCTAAAGACGGGCAAACCGACGCGCATCGAGCAGATGCGACTGATGCTGGAGAGCTTCGATATCCACGATCAAGACCACGCCGAACGGTTGGCTGAGACCTATAGCGTCGAACGCGACCGGGCTTTGCGTCTCTTTCCCGAATCGCATGAGGTGCTGGAACTACTCACGGGTCGTTACCCCATGGGACTGATCACGAACGGGCCTGCAGATATCCAGCGCCAAGAGATCAACACACTCGGGATCGAACACTTCTTCGACCACATTTACATCGAGGGGGAGTTGGGAGAGGGCAAGCCGCTTCCGTCCGTCTTTGAGCGGGCCCGGCGGGCGGTGGGATGTGAACCGCACCAAGTGTTGATGGTCGGTAATTCGTACGGCCACGATATCAAGGGGGCGATCGAGGCAGGTTGGCGCACAGTATGGATCCGCCGCTCCAGCGATGTTCCGCCGAGCGCGGATGGTAATGCCCAGCCCGAAGAGCGTCCGGAAGGTGATCCTGCACCGGATATGGTGATCGGGGATCTGCGCGAGTTTCTCCCGGCGCTCGGCTAG
- the lysA gene encoding diaminopimelate decarboxylase, translated as MRRVLNSLEPMLPPTWETPFRLDADLARSLAETWGTPLYVLDEATLRYRAQRYHEALAASTPSYSLTYASKANSTFAVLAILAQEGCTIDCASEGELEAARRAGVPASSCNLHGNNKPRQALETACERGIHEIIVDSYTDIDHLIAIQRAGGQVPDLLIRLAPGVNPKTHVWISTGQSETKFGFQIADGAAEAAVKRMLDGGLPLRGVHCHVGSQLLDSDSQVQGGIAIAAFAVRMAQLHRMPLERVNIGGGLGVQYSDEDNPIALQQYCLEIAQAVRAVCEPYGYSPALVHEPGRSMVSHACVSLYTLGEKKFAPVHKYWSVDGGLSDNPRPALYDARYSVEVVGRDGPTETVTVSGSHCEVDELFADVSLPVSSQAGDLLQVLSTGAYNASMASNYNRFCRPAAVLRRLDGSVELVQTRETHDQLFAREVLPNDLRSEPC; from the coding sequence ATGCGCCGCGTGCTAAACTCACTGGAGCCGATGCTGCCTCCGACTTGGGAGACCCCATTCCGACTTGACGCCGACCTGGCTCGCTCCCTCGCCGAGACCTGGGGGACTCCGCTGTACGTCCTGGACGAGGCCACACTCCGGTACCGTGCGCAGCGCTACCACGAGGCGCTTGCCGCCTCGACTCCGAGCTATTCGCTCACTTACGCGAGCAAGGCCAACTCGACTTTCGCGGTCTTGGCGATTCTGGCCCAAGAAGGCTGTACCATCGACTGCGCCAGCGAGGGTGAACTCGAAGCCGCGCGCAGGGCCGGGGTGCCCGCATCAAGCTGCAACCTGCACGGGAATAACAAGCCCCGCCAGGCACTTGAAACCGCCTGCGAGCGGGGCATCCACGAGATCATCGTTGACAGTTACACGGACATCGACCACTTGATCGCGATCCAGCGTGCGGGCGGCCAAGTGCCCGATCTGCTGATTCGCCTGGCACCCGGAGTCAACCCGAAGACCCATGTGTGGATCTCAACGGGACAGTCCGAGACCAAGTTTGGATTCCAGATCGCAGACGGTGCCGCTGAAGCCGCGGTGAAGCGCATGTTAGACGGCGGCCTTCCCCTACGAGGAGTGCACTGCCACGTCGGTTCGCAGTTGCTCGATTCCGATTCGCAAGTGCAGGGGGGAATCGCGATCGCGGCATTCGCTGTCCGAATGGCGCAGCTTCACAGAATGCCGCTGGAACGGGTCAACATTGGCGGCGGACTGGGCGTGCAGTATTCGGATGAGGACAATCCGATTGCGCTGCAGCAGTACTGTCTGGAGATCGCCCAAGCGGTTCGAGCGGTTTGTGAACCGTACGGCTATTCGCCAGCGCTGGTGCACGAGCCCGGTCGTAGTATGGTTAGCCATGCCTGCGTATCTTTATACACACTAGGCGAGAAGAAGTTTGCCCCGGTGCACAAGTATTGGAGCGTGGATGGTGGGCTTAGCGACAACCCGCGGCCAGCACTGTACGATGCACGGTACTCCGTCGAAGTGGTCGGACGAGACGGCCCCACAGAAACGGTGACCGTGTCTGGATCGCACTGCGAGGTAGACGAACTCTTTGCGGATGTTTCGTTGCCTGTTAGCTCGCAGGCCGGTGACCTCCTGCAAGTGCTCAGCACGGGCGCGTACAATGCATCGATGGCCAGCAACTACAATCGCTTTTGCCGACCCGCAGCTGTGCTGCGGCGGTTGGACGGTTCGGTGGAGTTGGTCCAAACCCGCGAAACGCACGATCAACTGTTTGCGCGCGAGGTCCTTCCGAACGATTTGCGGAGCGAACCATGCTAG
- a CDS encoding site-2 protease family protein, which translates to MLDPKEPMGIFLTIVMVLLSIGIHEFAHAKVADSAGDPTPRAHGRVTLNIFNHIDPIGGIMIVLMTMSGYGIGWGRPVPMDPGRMRNPRWDHFAAVAAGPISNLIQAGVYAIIYRSLLIFNINPGPAVLFFILIGVLVNVGLFLFNLIPLGPLDGMWLLSAFLHGPSRISWIRWNLTMGSFALLGIILISQVANVNLLGYILGPVREQLTQLLLG; encoded by the coding sequence ATGCTAGATCCTAAAGAGCCAATGGGCATTTTCCTGACCATCGTCATGGTCCTGCTCTCGATCGGAATTCATGAGTTCGCCCACGCCAAAGTGGCGGATTCGGCAGGTGATCCCACCCCGCGAGCACACGGACGGGTCACGCTCAACATCTTCAACCACATCGATCCTATCGGTGGAATCATGATCGTGCTGATGACGATGAGTGGATACGGGATCGGCTGGGGGCGACCTGTCCCCATGGATCCGGGCCGCATGCGAAATCCGCGATGGGACCACTTCGCGGCGGTGGCGGCGGGACCCATCAGTAATCTCATCCAGGCTGGCGTCTACGCGATCATCTATCGTTCGCTGCTCATCTTCAACATCAATCCTGGTCCTGCTGTCCTGTTCTTCATCCTGATCGGCGTCCTGGTCAATGTGGGTCTCTTCCTGTTCAACTTAATCCCGCTTGGACCCCTCGACGGGATGTGGCTACTGAGTGCGTTCTTGCACGGACCGAGTCGCATCAGCTGGATCCGCTGGAACCTGACCATGGGCTCGTTCGCGCTCCTTGGCATCATTCTCATCAGCCAGGTCGCCAATGTGAATCTGCTCGGCTACATTCTTGGCCCCGTCCGGGAGCAGCTGACTCAACTACTTCTCGGATGA
- the trpS gene encoding tryptophan--tRNA ligase — MTKQRILSGMRATSPRLHLGNYEGALRPWIVLQEQYEMYCMVADWHVLTTAAEEHFDVAHNTREVAKDFVAAGLDPDKCAIFRQSDVKEHAELALLLGMVVGVGKLERTPTYKEKADEVKSGGIVSYGLLGYPVLQAADILLYKPYAVPVGRDQAPHLELSREIGRSFNALFGEVFPDFKDLINDDELLSKLPGLDMRKMSKSYGNCIWLNSNADELAEQIKSAFTTPTKMRKTDPGIPEGCAVCQYLRVYSPDWERQWAEDVAGERGCMQSKKELTEILVALLQPIWDRRAQLDDATIEDILQRGAERARATAAQTMDEVRTAMKLK, encoded by the coding sequence ATGACGAAACAACGGATTCTCAGCGGCATGAGGGCGACGAGCCCGCGACTCCACCTCGGCAACTACGAGGGGGCACTCCGGCCATGGATTGTGCTCCAAGAGCAATATGAGATGTACTGCATGGTCGCCGACTGGCACGTCCTGACGACCGCCGCGGAAGAACACTTTGACGTCGCTCACAATACGCGCGAAGTCGCGAAGGACTTTGTTGCGGCAGGGCTAGACCCGGACAAGTGCGCGATCTTCCGACAGTCGGATGTCAAGGAGCACGCTGAGCTGGCGCTGCTGCTCGGTATGGTCGTGGGCGTAGGGAAGTTGGAGCGCACGCCGACCTACAAGGAGAAGGCCGATGAGGTCAAGAGCGGCGGGATCGTGAGTTACGGGCTTTTGGGTTACCCTGTGCTCCAGGCCGCAGACATCCTGCTTTACAAGCCTTACGCGGTTCCGGTCGGCCGCGATCAGGCGCCGCACCTCGAGTTGTCGCGAGAGATCGGGAGGTCGTTCAATGCTCTATTTGGAGAAGTCTTCCCGGACTTCAAGGACCTGATCAATGACGACGAATTGCTGTCGAAGCTGCCTGGCCTGGACATGCGAAAGATGAGCAAATCGTATGGAAACTGCATCTGGCTAAACTCCAATGCCGACGAGCTCGCCGAACAGATCAAGTCCGCCTTTACGACTCCGACAAAGATGCGCAAGACGGACCCCGGCATCCCCGAGGGGTGCGCCGTGTGTCAGTACCTACGCGTGTACTCTCCCGATTGGGAGCGGCAGTGGGCCGAGGACGTCGCAGGCGAGCGCGGATGCATGCAGAGCAAGAAGGAGCTCACTGAGATCCTCGTCGCATTGCTTCAGCCGATTTGGGATCGGCGCGCACAGCTTGATGACGCCACGATCGAAGACATTTTGCAGCGTGGCGCGGAGCGTGCTCGGGCCACCGCTGCCCAAACCATGGACGAAGTCAGGACGGCGATGAAGCTGAAATGA
- a CDS encoding peptidylprolyl isomerase translates to MDIQDKGSIWIRMATAEAPNTTANFQKLAREGFYNGSVFHRYGPDEGQPAFIQGGDPNTKTKPLTDPSIGTGTPGYTINFEANPLQHKVGAIAMARGSSLNSAGCQFYICHQDIPGFDGDYVIFGKVIGGLSVATSLRRGDKLLEAAELN, encoded by the coding sequence ATGGACATCCAGGATAAGGGCAGCATCTGGATTCGCATGGCCACTGCGGAAGCACCCAACACCACCGCCAACTTCCAAAAGCTGGCGCGAGAGGGTTTCTACAACGGCTCGGTCTTCCATCGCTACGGACCGGATGAGGGGCAACCCGCGTTCATCCAGGGCGGGGATCCGAACACCAAAACCAAACCGCTGACCGACCCGAGCATCGGCACCGGAACCCCCGGGTACACGATCAACTTCGAGGCGAACCCGCTGCAACACAAGGTCGGTGCGATTGCGATGGCGCGTGGCAGCTCGCTCAACAGCGCTGGCTGCCAGTTCTACATCTGCCACCAGGATATCCCTGGGTTCGATGGTGACTACGTTATCTTTGGCAAGGTGATCGGCGGCCTGAGCGTCGCAACTAGCCTTCGCCGCGGCGACAAGTTACTGGAAGCGGCCGAGCTGAATTAA
- a CDS encoding pantoate--beta-alanine ligase, with translation MIIARSIHEYQQACAGWTDVAFVPTMGALHEGHMTLIREARAHRHVVVSLFVNPIQFAAHEDLSKYPRQEQNDIAQCAAAKVDAIFVPDATEMTERMRTRVSVSGVSELWEGTSRPGHFDGVATIVNKLFQIVRPRHAYFGQKDYQQCAVIGQMVADLNMPVELEFVPTVREKSGLALSSRNQYLTHEQREDAAQLYATLVRTRQELLRGDEPVSRVLEAGIASLTIFGFQVEYLALVDGSTLEPLNSPTESSRLIVAAKFHSVRLIDNIALS, from the coding sequence TTGATCATTGCGCGATCGATTCACGAGTATCAGCAGGCATGCGCCGGTTGGACTGATGTTGCCTTCGTTCCTACCATGGGTGCCTTACACGAAGGTCACATGACACTTATCCGAGAAGCACGTGCCCACCGACATGTTGTCGTATCTTTGTTTGTTAACCCTATTCAGTTTGCTGCCCACGAAGACCTATCAAAGTATCCTCGGCAAGAGCAGAACGATATCGCGCAATGCGCGGCCGCGAAGGTCGATGCGATCTTTGTTCCTGACGCCACTGAAATGACCGAACGCATGCGGACCAGAGTGAGTGTCAGCGGGGTGTCGGAGTTATGGGAGGGGACCTCGCGCCCGGGACATTTCGATGGTGTCGCGACCATAGTCAACAAGCTGTTTCAAATTGTGCGCCCCCGCCATGCGTACTTTGGGCAAAAAGACTACCAGCAGTGCGCAGTTATCGGACAGATGGTCGCCGATCTGAACATGCCTGTCGAATTAGAGTTTGTTCCAACTGTGCGGGAGAAGTCGGGGCTTGCGCTCTCGAGCCGCAATCAATATCTCACCCACGAGCAGCGCGAGGATGCGGCGCAACTCTATGCGACATTGGTGCGCACTCGTCAGGAGCTTTTGCGCGGCGATGAGCCTGTTTCCCGCGTTCTGGAGGCAGGTATTGCATCACTAACCATCTTTGGTTTCCAAGTGGAGTACCTCGCATTGGTCGATGGATCTACGCTCGAACCTCTGAACTCGCCTACCGAAAGTTCCCGCCTGATTGTCGCCGCGAAGTTCCACAGCGTACGGCTTATCGATAACATTGCTCTCTCCTAA
- a CDS encoding MFS transporter, translating into MHLSARAVADRLRENSLRAFQHRDFRLLWIGAFVSFFGSWIQNVAQGFLVYELTRDVRALAMVSFLASAPSAVLGPILGAMTDLVNRRVVLIICQAVYGINALFIALMITTGNIHYHMILAVALINGIVTCVEVPTRQSLVGSIVAAEDISAAVPINAMTFNLARLLGPSVGGFLAATFGAQACYAVNGFSYLALIASVFMIRANISARTTRSEPIKDLVLEGMRFTWRDRSLRAVFICEAIVSGCGLFYISQMAAITREMFGLDQRGLGLSMSAIGVGTMTSLIVTMGLSHKPIKTLLVRLSMVSCGVSLLVLSLLSHPAAAFITFACIGASVVMLFNTCNTLFQLLSPERLRGRTLSMHVWALNGFGTITTPIFGLIAHSHGLRTALQVGAACVLIGGICAWTAKLNFDAEIAKRTASAN; encoded by the coding sequence ATGCACCTAAGTGCGCGCGCCGTTGCAGATCGATTGCGCGAAAACAGCCTGCGAGCATTCCAGCATCGGGACTTTAGACTCTTGTGGATCGGCGCATTCGTGTCGTTCTTCGGGTCTTGGATCCAGAACGTCGCCCAGGGCTTCTTGGTTTACGAGCTCACTCGCGACGTCCGTGCTCTGGCCATGGTGAGCTTCCTTGCAAGCGCACCCAGCGCTGTGCTGGGACCGATTCTAGGCGCGATGACCGATCTGGTCAACCGCCGCGTGGTGCTCATCATTTGCCAGGCCGTCTATGGGATCAACGCCCTCTTCATCGCCTTGATGATCACGACGGGCAACATCCACTACCACATGATCTTGGCTGTCGCCCTCATTAACGGGATCGTCACTTGTGTTGAAGTCCCGACTCGACAGTCGCTCGTGGGATCGATCGTCGCGGCCGAGGATATCTCCGCCGCGGTGCCCATCAATGCGATGACGTTCAATCTTGCTCGCTTGCTCGGCCCCTCGGTGGGCGGATTTCTGGCAGCGACGTTCGGTGCTCAAGCCTGCTATGCCGTCAATGGTTTCTCGTACCTCGCCCTCATCGCTTCGGTCTTCATGATTCGCGCGAACATCTCGGCGCGGACGACCCGAAGCGAGCCCATTAAGGACCTGGTGCTGGAGGGGATGCGGTTCACTTGGCGAGATCGCAGCCTGCGCGCGGTATTTATCTGCGAGGCGATCGTTTCGGGGTGCGGACTCTTCTACATTTCGCAGATGGCCGCAATCACGCGTGAGATGTTCGGGCTGGACCAGCGTGGATTGGGCCTCTCCATGAGTGCCATCGGCGTCGGCACAATGACGTCGCTGATCGTCACGATGGGCCTCTCGCACAAGCCGATCAAGACTCTGTTGGTACGACTCTCCATGGTCTCTTGCGGGGTTTCGCTACTCGTGTTATCGCTTCTCAGCCACCCCGCGGCGGCGTTCATCACGTTTGCATGCATCGGAGCATCCGTCGTGATGCTCTTCAATACGTGCAACACGCTGTTCCAGTTGCTGTCCCCTGAGCGGCTGCGAGGACGCACGCTCTCGATGCACGTGTGGGCACTCAATGGCTTTGGAACAATCACCACGCCCATCTTTGGGCTCATCGCCCACAGTCACGGGCTGCGCACCGCTCTGCAAGTCGGCGCGGCATGTGTGTTGATCGGCGGGATCTGCGCATGGACGGCAAAGCTGAACTTCGACGCAGAGATCGCCAAGCGTACGGCCAGCGCAAACTAA
- a CDS encoding glycosyltransferase family 4 protein produces MTIMHLIGTAEFAGTEQMVLTIGQGQIVRGHRVLVTTRERGKVGEYLADQGLQVIAPKIGPVSAPFRVASVCRQYGVDILHSHLTSGTHVANATSLLTGIPVVDHLHVYSKDVSHKVAARRGKLIAVSNSVNEFYRENSRIDPSRIVTVLNGSSIVNDPDAKMDRELARKVVADELKLKTVPRFVTIAARITPQKGQDLFVGAAEKLAASHPDVHFLMVGAAEDPEFAETIYASIRDRGLSDRVHRLGFRRDIAKLLRASEVACVPSRFDPFPLSSLEPMLVGTPLVATRVGGIPECLHRPELGVLVEPESVASLADGIHSLLSDAQWWQCIAENAEAEAKQRYSVHAMLDQIEAVYGSLLTPKREPGTSLAK; encoded by the coding sequence ATGACCATCATGCATCTGATCGGCACTGCTGAATTTGCAGGCACAGAGCAGATGGTTCTTACTATTGGCCAAGGGCAGATCGTCCGAGGACACCGAGTCCTGGTCACCACTCGCGAGCGCGGCAAAGTCGGAGAGTATCTCGCCGACCAGGGGCTACAAGTCATTGCGCCCAAGATTGGACCCGTCAGCGCCCCATTTCGGGTCGCCTCGGTTTGTCGCCAATATGGCGTGGACATTTTGCATTCACACCTTACAAGCGGGACGCACGTCGCCAATGCGACTAGCCTCCTGACTGGAATCCCCGTCGTCGATCACCTCCATGTCTACAGCAAGGACGTGAGCCACAAGGTCGCGGCGCGACGTGGCAAATTGATCGCAGTCTCGAACAGCGTCAATGAGTTCTATCGAGAGAACAGCCGCATCGACCCATCCCGCATCGTCACCGTCCTGAATGGCAGTTCCATCGTCAACGATCCGGACGCGAAGATGGACCGCGAACTCGCGCGCAAGGTCGTGGCCGATGAGCTCAAGCTCAAAACAGTGCCTCGATTCGTGACCATCGCTGCCCGGATCACGCCACAGAAGGGTCAAGATCTCTTCGTTGGAGCAGCCGAAAAGTTGGCGGCGAGTCATCCCGACGTGCACTTCCTGATGGTGGGTGCCGCCGAAGATCCAGAGTTTGCGGAAACCATTTACGCGAGCATCCGCGACCGTGGCCTGAGCGATCGGGTTCATCGGCTTGGATTCCGCCGCGACATCGCTAAACTGCTTCGTGCCTCCGAAGTCGCTTGCGTCCCCTCTCGTTTCGATCCGTTCCCTTTGAGCTCTCTCGAACCAATGCTCGTGGGTACTCCGCTGGTCGCCACCCGAGTGGGCGGAATCCCAGAATGCTTGCATCGCCCGGAGCTTGGCGTTTTGGTCGAGCCTGAGTCCGTTGCGTCGCTGGCCGACGGCATCCATTCGTTGCTGAGCGATGCGCAGTGGTGGCAGTGCATCGCCGAAAATGCTGAGGCGGAAGCGAAGCAGCGGTACAGCGTCCACGCGATGCTCGATCAAATCGAGGCCGTTTACGGTTCCCTGCTCACCCCCAAGCGCGAGCCCGGTACCAGCCTAGCTAAGTAA
- a CDS encoding (2Fe-2S)-binding protein → MSHSVTAEGFGTFAVEPGTKLVNALEQNGVDVSHRCGGNARCTTCRVKFHSQEPAMGQVEHDCLEEDGVLGEFRLSCQVRVESDMHVEVLMRASVQEWEPGPTVEP, encoded by the coding sequence ATGTCGCACTCAGTCACTGCCGAGGGTTTCGGCACATTCGCCGTCGAACCGGGCACAAAACTTGTCAATGCGCTTGAACAGAACGGGGTGGACGTCAGCCACCGATGCGGTGGCAACGCTCGATGCACTACTTGCCGGGTGAAGTTCCACAGCCAAGAGCCCGCGATGGGTCAAGTGGAGCACGACTGCCTTGAAGAGGACGGCGTGCTCGGCGAGTTTCGACTGAGTTGCCAAGTCCGGGTGGAGTCGGACATGCACGTCGAGGTTTTGATGCGGGCGAGCGTCCAAGAATGGGAGCCGGGCCCGACGGTCGAACCGTAA
- the panB gene encoding 3-methyl-2-oxobutanoate hydroxymethyltransferase, whose product MGQRVTAPGLIEMKARGERIVCVTAYDFFGAKHADHAGVDVLLVGDSLGNVIQGGNTTLGVSLDDMIYHTRWVARAASRGLVVADLPFGSYQASIEDAVRSSIALVKAGAAAVKLEGAYVDHARAIVAAGIPCMGHVGMTPQSYHAFGGHRVQGKGDAGSRVLNEAQRLEQAGVFALVLELVPRELAATITQSLTIPTIGIGAGAACDGQIQVFHDLLGISDKNFRHVKRYAEIGTTMIQGLSEYVREVRVGEFPTEENSF is encoded by the coding sequence ATGGGACAACGAGTAACCGCTCCTGGTCTGATCGAGATGAAGGCGCGGGGTGAGCGCATTGTTTGCGTCACCGCATACGACTTTTTCGGTGCAAAGCACGCAGACCATGCCGGAGTCGATGTCCTCCTCGTTGGCGATTCCCTGGGCAATGTGATCCAAGGGGGCAACACAACGCTCGGGGTGTCGCTGGACGACATGATTTATCACACGCGCTGGGTGGCTCGGGCAGCCTCGCGCGGGCTCGTCGTGGCCGACCTTCCGTTTGGCTCCTACCAAGCGAGCATCGAAGACGCGGTCCGCTCCTCGATCGCACTCGTGAAAGCCGGTGCAGCCGCGGTCAAGCTTGAGGGAGCGTATGTGGACCACGCCCGCGCCATCGTCGCGGCAGGGATTCCTTGCATGGGTCATGTCGGCATGACTCCCCAGTCGTACCACGCCTTTGGCGGCCATCGAGTACAGGGCAAGGGAGATGCTGGTTCCAGGGTGCTGAATGAGGCTCAGAGGCTAGAGCAGGCGGGAGTCTTCGCCCTAGTGTTGGAACTGGTCCCGCGCGAACTCGCGGCGACGATCACGCAGAGCCTAACGATCCCTACGATCGGAATCGGCGCGGGAGCTGCGTGTGATGGTCAGATTCAGGTCTTTCATGACCTACTTGGCATCAGCGATAAGAACTTTCGGCACGTTAAGCGGTATGCCGAAATCGGAACGACCATGATACAAGGTCTAAGCGAATATGTTCGAGAAGTGCGAGTAGGCGAGTTTCCCACCGAAGAGAACAGCTTTTGA
- a CDS encoding biotin--[acetyl-CoA-carboxylase] ligase — translation MKSPLASGVWIELDEVESTQVAAKAHVASGEEPKVGVLFAHHQTAGVGRFEREWYSERGHSMTASLIFWDYADHPKGWLIGMNLALAVAGAVHCRVSWPNDLLLGGKKVGGVLTHMVEDPKGRRVPVIGIGLNLGVLDFPGDLSGRAGNVEMGSGDRFDPKHVCEEILERVSLLPEPNEWHDLKSVWSRFDETAGKRYTLPDGQVAIGIGIGPQGELICSLEGETTSVLAADAIFGPA, via the coding sequence ATGAAGTCTCCCTTAGCCAGTGGGGTGTGGATCGAACTCGATGAGGTCGAATCAACCCAAGTCGCCGCCAAGGCTCACGTCGCCTCTGGCGAAGAACCCAAAGTCGGAGTCCTGTTTGCCCACCACCAAACGGCGGGTGTCGGACGGTTTGAACGCGAATGGTACAGCGAGCGCGGCCACTCTATGACCGCATCGCTCATTTTTTGGGACTATGCGGACCATCCGAAGGGGTGGCTCATCGGGATGAATCTTGCGCTGGCGGTGGCGGGGGCGGTCCACTGCCGCGTTTCTTGGCCAAACGATTTGTTGCTTGGCGGAAAGAAAGTTGGCGGTGTGCTCACTCACATGGTGGAGGATCCGAAGGGTCGGCGCGTGCCTGTGATCGGCATCGGACTGAACCTGGGCGTCCTGGATTTTCCTGGAGATCTGTCTGGCCGTGCCGGAAACGTTGAGATGGGCTCGGGTGATCGGTTCGATCCCAAGCACGTGTGCGAAGAGATTTTGGAGCGCGTCAGCCTCCTTCCCGAGCCCAATGAATGGCACGATCTCAAGTCGGTGTGGTCTCGGTTCGATGAAACGGCAGGGAAGCGATACACGCTCCCTGACGGTCAGGTGGCGATCGGGATCGGGATCGGTCCGCAGGGAGAACTAATCTGTAGCCTGGAAGGCGAGACGACTTCCGTGCTGGCTGCCGACGCCATTTTTGGCCCCGCTTAG